DNA from Agathobaculum sp. NTUH-O15-33:
CATTTCGTCGCCTCCTCCGCCGGGACGACGGTGATATCCGGCGTCAGGTTTGCGCCGTCAAGCTGATAAAACACATGAAATTTCTTGGGGTTATACGATACGCCGTACGCTTTCGTCAAATAATCGAGATCGGGCGGGTACCGCCCTTCGGCCGCGTAGCAGGTCGCGGCGGCGCGGCGCAGCAGCGCGGTCAACTCGCCGGCGTCCGGCCCGGTATAGCGGGAGGCGCTGCGCGCGCCAAAAGCCAGCGCTGCGGGCAGCAGCAAAAAAAGCAGCAGCCATAGCGCCAAGCGGCGTTTTCCTTTTTTCATCCGCTCCACCGCCCCTTTAGCCAAACGCGGCGACCGAGCCGAGCAGCGGCAGCATGACCGAAAGCAGCACCAGACCCGCCGCGATCGCCAGCAGCGCGACAATCGCGGGTTCGATACGCGCGATTTGTTCGTCGACATGCGCTGCGGACTGCGCGCTCATGCGCTGGGCCACCTCATTCATCATCCGCTCGGCGCGGCCCGCGCGTTCGCCCACGCGGATCATACGCAGATAAACATTTGAAAATAGGCCGGTCTTTGTGAGCGCGTCGCTCAGCCCCGCGCCCTGCTCCAATGCGTCCGCCGCTTCGGCGGCGCCTTTCGCGTTCGCCAGTTCGCCCGCGCGGGAAAGGGTTTCGGCAAGCGGCAAGCCGCTGTGCAGCATCAGCGCCATGGCGGAGGCGAACCGGCCCGCCGCAGCCTGCTTATACAAACGGGTGCGGCGGACCAGCCCGAGCTGACCCGTGCGCAAATCGTACCAGCAAACAAGCGCGGCAAACACCGCGAACGCCAGCAGCGCGCCCGCCGCCGCCGCCAGCCACTTGCCCGCGCCGAGCAATACGGCCGCCGCCGGGGACAGCGTCAGCCCGATCGAGGCAAACGCATCCGAAAACACCGGCATGACGAAAGCGAGCAGCACGCCAAGCAGCACGAGCATCGCGCCGCCCATCAGCAGCGGGAATGCGACCGCGCTGCGAATGCTGTCCCGCAGGGCCGCTTCGCGGTCATAATAAGCGGCCAGCGCGCCTAAAACGCTTTCCTGCGTGCCCGAGCGCTCGCCCACCCGTATCATACCGATCATATAGGGCGGAAAATAACCGTCCGCGTCGAGCGCGTCGGATAGGGTTTCGCCCATTTCCAGTTGTTCCGCCGCCGCTTTGTAGCGCGCGCGCTCCTCCGGCGTGGCGGCATCCTCCGCTAAAAGCCGCATGCATTCATCCGGCGCAACGCCCGCGCCGACCAGCTCCTGCAAAGCGGTGCACAGGGCGGCTATCGCTTCCGGCGGCGCCGCGCTGTTTTTTCTGTCGCATCTCCAAAGAGCCCCTCTCCTTACCATTCTCACTGGTTCCAGTATATCATACGTATAACAAAAAAGCGACCGCGTTT
Protein-coding regions in this window:
- a CDS encoding type II secretion system F family protein; amino-acid sequence: MVRRGALWRCDRKNSAAPPEAIAALCTALQELVGAGVAPDECMRLLAEDAATPEERARYKAAAEQLEMGETLSDALDADGYFPPYMIGMIRVGERSGTQESVLGALAAYYDREAALRDSIRSAVAFPLLMGGAMLVLLGVLLAFVMPVFSDAFASIGLTLSPAAAVLLGAGKWLAAAAGALLAFAVFAALVCWYDLRTGQLGLVRRTRLYKQAAAGRFASAMALMLHSGLPLAETLSRAGELANAKGAAEAADALEQGAGLSDALTKTGLFSNVYLRMIRVGERAGRAERMMNEVAQRMSAQSAAHVDEQIARIEPAIVALLAIAAGLVLLSVMLPLLGSVAAFG